A genomic region of Haliotis asinina isolate JCU_RB_2024 chromosome 1, JCU_Hal_asi_v2, whole genome shotgun sequence contains the following coding sequences:
- the LOC137264474 gene encoding ras-related protein Rap-1A-like, whose product MASLLSALQRLTCRHTSTRAVLNYRVTVFGKAGVGKTAIISQFRQVKEDESANNIERSVFKTHNAILTLDIVDASGIHGLFPMLRLSICKSDAFMLVYSVGDQDSFERMQRLRHEIIELKMDKDVPIVFVANKQDLPDDEKVVPCNRAEYLIRRKWRHGYVEASSFNYDQVCEAFKQVVRQLTRNVSLTPVLKRRSPSVPERPAGSQWRTFTSLFRGFFRRDM is encoded by the coding sequence ATGGCTTCTTTGCTGTCAGCACTCCAACGTCTCACCTGCAGGCACACCTCTACCAGGGCCGTCTTGAACTATAGGGTGACAGTTTTTGGTAAAGCTGGTGTTGGAAAAACTGCCATCATATCTCAGTTCCGACAGGTGAAGGAAGACGAGTCCGCCAACAACATTGAAAGATCTGTCTTCAAAACCCACAATGCAATACTCACCTTAGACATAGTTGATGCCTCAGGCATACATGGACTGTTTCCCATGTTGAGATTGTCCATTTGTAAGAGTGATGCGTTTATGTTGGTGTATTCGGTTGGAGATCAGGACTCCTTTGAAAGGATGCAAAGGTTACGTCATGAAATCATCGAGTTGAAGATGGACAAAGACGTTCCTATCGTCTTTGTTGCCAATAAGCAGGATCTCCCTGATGATGAGAAGGTCGTGCCGTGCAACAGAGCCGAGTATTTGATCAGGAGGAAATGGAGACATGGATACGTTGAGGCATCGTCCTTCAACTACGATCAGGTTTGTGAAGCATTTAAACAAGTTGTCAGACAGCTGACTCGCAATGTTTCACTGACTCCAGTTCTAAAGAGACGGAGTCCATCTGTACCAGAACGACCAGCAGGGTCACAGTGGAGAACTTTTACCTCGCTGTTCCGTGGGTTCTTCAGAAGAGACATGTAG